A single region of the Saprospiraceae bacterium genome encodes:
- a CDS encoding sulfatase gives MNKLYLFCFVILLMANTCAKEYGNEKPNIVLINVDDLGWKDVGFNGSRYYETPHLNQLAKESIRFTNAYAGAANCAPSRACMMSGQNTPRHGIYTVSPSDRGNKKTRKLIPTPNTKVLANEQLTIAEVLKANGYTSASIGKWHLGDDPRTQGFDVNVGGTSAGHPKSYFSPYENPKLADGPVGEYLTDRITQEAIQFINDNKGKPFFLYLPFFTIHTPLQGKEALVEKYKQKKQVDGQGRSPHYAAMVETMDASVGRILSTLDALKLDNTIVIFTGDNGGISFQSRQHPLRAGKGSYYEGGIRVPLLIRWKTQLSKAWTSDEPVTNLDFFPTLLELLGMEKPADKILDGQSLAPLLTQQKSLGERPLYWHFPIYLEAYSEGEDESRDPLFRTRPGSVIRLGDWKLHEYFEDDGLELYNLKADIGEQHNLAASHPEKTAELHQLLIKWRKETNAPVPTTLNPDYEEGFVPEKSKKG, from the coding sequence ATGAATAAATTATACCTCTTCTGCTTTGTCATTTTATTGATGGCAAATACTTGTGCTAAAGAATACGGCAACGAAAAACCCAATATTGTGCTTATAAATGTCGATGACCTGGGTTGGAAGGATGTGGGTTTTAATGGTTCGCGCTATTATGAAACGCCCCATCTGAATCAATTGGCCAAAGAAAGCATCCGGTTTACCAATGCGTATGCCGGGGCAGCCAATTGCGCGCCGAGCCGAGCCTGCATGATGTCTGGCCAAAATACGCCCCGCCACGGTATCTACACCGTTAGCCCATCGGATCGAGGCAACAAGAAAACCAGAAAACTCATTCCTACACCCAACACCAAAGTATTAGCCAATGAGCAATTAACTATTGCAGAGGTCTTGAAAGCCAATGGCTATACCTCTGCCTCCATTGGCAAATGGCACCTTGGTGATGATCCCAGAACCCAAGGCTTTGATGTCAATGTTGGCGGAACATCTGCAGGACACCCCAAATCCTATTTTAGCCCCTATGAAAACCCCAAACTTGCAGATGGACCAGTAGGGGAATACCTGACCGACCGAATTACCCAAGAGGCTATTCAGTTTATAAACGATAATAAAGGAAAGCCTTTTTTCCTCTACCTGCCTTTCTTTACGATCCATACCCCGCTGCAAGGGAAAGAAGCACTGGTTGAAAAATACAAACAAAAAAAGCAGGTTGATGGACAAGGTCGTAGCCCTCACTATGCGGCAATGGTGGAAACCATGGACGCCAGCGTAGGCCGTATCCTAAGCACCCTCGATGCCTTGAAATTGGATAATACCATCGTTATTTTTACAGGTGACAATGGAGGAATCTCCTTCCAGTCTCGTCAGCACCCTCTCCGTGCGGGCAAAGGTTCTTACTACGAGGGCGGGATACGGGTTCCCTTATTAATCAGATGGAAAACCCAGTTATCAAAAGCATGGACAAGCGACGAACCTGTTACCAACTTGGATTTTTTTCCAACCTTACTTGAGCTGTTGGGAATGGAAAAACCAGCGGATAAAATATTGGATGGCCAAAGTCTGGCACCGCTTTTGACACAGCAAAAAAGCCTGGGAGAACGGCCTTTGTATTGGCATTTCCCTATTTATTTGGAAGCTTATAGCGAAGGAGAAGATGAAAGCAGAGATCCACTGTTTCGGACCCGACCCGGCTCCGTCATTCGCCTCGGCGATTGGAAATTGCATGAGTATTTCGAAGATGACGGTTTAGAACTGTATAACCTGAAAGCAGACATTGGCGAACAACATAATCTGGCAGCGAGCCATCCTGAAAAAACAGCCGAACTCCACCAATTGCTTATAAAATGGCGAAAAGAAACAAATGCCCCTGTCCCTACTACCTTGAATCCTGATTATGAAGAAGGCTTCGTACCGGAAAAAAGCAAAAAGGGCTAA
- a CDS encoding formylglycine-generating enzyme family protein, which translates to MYRLIVILGVGLLAACQGEKTDRAERLDITKMDPVHCYTGEASPYTAVGLIPTYLKEVEQIKADPKEAQSTEGMIWIEGGSYQMGGDNDQAREDEFPKHPTVVDNFWMDETEVTNAQFKSFIEATSYVTTAEKEITREDILAQLPPGTTLPEDLDLSPFSLVFHSPPPSNQAYGPQDWWQVVKGASWQHPQGPESTIEGKENEPVVHISWYDAMSFCKWKGKRLPTEAEWEYASRGGKKGAIYPWGDTPISAQFANYWQGDFPVKNEVEDGFARLAPVKSFPPNELGLYEMAGNVWEWCADWYRHDYYQATVTTRTVNNPLGPTDSFDPQEPTVPKKVVRGGSFLCNDSYCSGYRVASRMKSSPDTGLEHTGCRCVRDGE; encoded by the coding sequence ATGTATAGATTGATTGTCATTCTTGGTGTTGGGCTATTGGCCGCTTGTCAAGGGGAGAAAACAGATCGCGCAGAAAGATTAGATATTACCAAAATGGATCCTGTCCATTGCTATACGGGGGAGGCTTCTCCTTATACGGCAGTGGGGCTTATACCCACCTACTTGAAAGAGGTGGAGCAGATAAAGGCCGACCCGAAAGAAGCTCAAAGCACCGAAGGAATGATTTGGATAGAAGGAGGTTCCTATCAAATGGGAGGTGACAATGACCAGGCTAGAGAGGATGAATTCCCTAAACACCCTACCGTAGTTGACAATTTTTGGATGGATGAAACGGAAGTAACCAATGCACAATTTAAATCCTTTATAGAGGCGACATCCTATGTGACTACCGCAGAAAAAGAAATAACGAGAGAAGATATCCTGGCGCAGTTGCCTCCGGGCACAACTTTGCCAGAAGACCTGGATTTATCTCCCTTTTCCCTGGTTTTCCATAGCCCTCCACCCAGCAATCAGGCTTATGGGCCACAAGATTGGTGGCAAGTCGTAAAAGGCGCTAGCTGGCAACACCCTCAAGGCCCGGAAAGCACCATTGAAGGAAAAGAAAATGAACCAGTGGTGCACATCTCTTGGTACGATGCCATGTCTTTTTGTAAATGGAAAGGGAAAAGACTGCCAACAGAAGCCGAGTGGGAATATGCCTCCAGGGGTGGAAAAAAAGGCGCGATTTATCCATGGGGGGATACGCCTATTTCAGCCCAATTTGCTAATTATTGGCAAGGGGATTTTCCCGTGAAAAACGAGGTGGAAGATGGTTTTGCGCGCCTCGCTCCTGTCAAAAGTTTTCCGCCCAACGAATTAGGCCTTTACGAAATGGCGGGCAATGTTTGGGAATGGTGCGCCGATTGGTACCGCCATGATTATTATCAAGCAACCGTCACCACGCGTACGGTCAACAATCCACTTGGCCCAACCGATAGTTTTGACCCACAAGAACCTACCGTTCCTAAAAAGGTCGTAAGGGGTGGCTCCTTCTTGTGCAACGACAGCTATTGTTCCGGCTACCGCGTGGCTTCCAGGATGAAATCTAGTCCGGATACGGGCTTGGAACATACGGGGTGTAGGTGTGTGAGGGATGGGGAGTAG
- a CDS encoding DUF1684 domain-containing protein: MKKVYTYYHLVFCLLTFAVSSCNHEPLENREAYLEEVEAWRSERIAELTAPTGWLALAGLFWLEEGENTFGSGLENQLIFPKKAPSEIGRFMQKGDSVWVEIAQGVDIKVKEEVIQTMGLSGQASPLIMEYGSLSWFLLQRSHRYGIRLIDSLHEARQQFKHIDHYPVDPKGKVPAKLVAFEQPETLLVRNVLDMEIPYPTEGKLVFNWEGKEASILVLDGGPAEYFLIFADATTGDETYPSGRYLYTPKVDSSGLTYIDFNKAYNPPCAFTEYATCLLPPAANRLEVAIRYGEKNYGMH, from the coding sequence ATGAAAAAAGTATACACCTATTACCACCTTGTCTTTTGCCTATTGACTTTTGCCGTCTCCTCATGTAACCATGAACCCCTAGAAAATCGCGAGGCTTACCTGGAGGAAGTAGAAGCATGGCGTAGCGAACGGATAGCAGAGCTAACCGCCCCAACAGGCTGGTTGGCATTGGCTGGGCTCTTCTGGTTGGAAGAAGGCGAAAACACCTTTGGGTCAGGCCTGGAAAATCAATTGATTTTTCCCAAAAAAGCGCCCAGCGAAATCGGGCGTTTTATGCAAAAGGGAGATTCCGTATGGGTAGAAATAGCGCAAGGAGTTGACATAAAAGTGAAGGAGGAAGTTATTCAAACCATGGGTTTAAGTGGCCAGGCATCCCCCCTCATCATGGAATATGGCAGCCTGAGTTGGTTTCTGTTACAACGTAGTCATCGCTATGGCATCCGGCTGATAGATAGCTTGCACGAAGCCCGGCAGCAGTTTAAACATATCGATCATTACCCTGTCGATCCCAAGGGAAAAGTACCTGCAAAATTAGTAGCTTTTGAACAACCAGAAACCCTGCTGGTCCGAAATGTGCTCGATATGGAAATCCCCTATCCTACGGAAGGGAAACTGGTTTTTAATTGGGAGGGGAAGGAAGCGTCTATCCTCGTTTTAGATGGAGGGCCAGCGGAGTATTTCCTGATTTTTGCTGATGCAACAACCGGCGATGAGACTTATCCTAGTGGTCGATACCTTTACACTCCCAAGGTCGATAGCAGCGGACTTACCTATATCGATTTCAATAAGGCTTACAATCCTCCTTGTGCTTTCACCGAATATGCGACCTGCCTCCTGCCTCCAGCAGCCAATCGGCTGGAAGTCGCCATTCGGTATGGAGAAAAAAATTATGGGATGCACTGA